A window of Hemitrygon akajei unplaced genomic scaffold, sHemAka1.3 Scf000055, whole genome shotgun sequence contains these coding sequences:
- the LOC140721441 gene encoding probable G-protein coupled receptor 139 — protein sequence MDRVVEICYPVIAVIGVPANLIAIVILSRGKCGLSKGITRYLVAMAVADLAVVIIEVVFYQIVETYQVDWLRPSVPFCLVHYVLCYVSLDCSVWLTVAFTFDRFVAICCSKIQRKYCNPRVAGWVIGTICVAYCLKNVPNYFLHMDRADPYSTHCTLKWGLHKQPGFEWFYWVDRLLNPLVPFFLILFLNILTVRQILVASRVRRGLRGQKNGEKQQDPEMRSRRQSIVLLFTLSASFLMCWATTTVVLIFLRFPYMDLETAFRLWRAQKAGSVIQLFSCCTNTFIYSVTQRKFREHLKIAALSPISLIVKMVRLCSAQS from the exons ATGGATAGAGTGGTGGAAATATGTTACCCTGTTATTGCAGTCATCGGCGTCCCTG CCAACCTGATAGCGATCGTGATACTCAGccgaggaaagtgtggtctctccaaaggtaTCACTCGGTATCTAGTGGCGATGGCCGTGGCCGATCTAGCGGTGGTGATCATCGAAGTTGTGTTCTACCAGATCGTTGAAACGTACCAAGTAGACTGGCTTCGGCCATCAGTTCCGTTCTGTTTAGTCCACTACGTCTTGTGTTACGTGTCTTTAGATTGTTCCGTGTGGCTGACTGTCgcgttcactttcgatcgctttgtggccatttgctgttCTAAGATTCAGAGAAAGTACTGTAATCCAAGAGTTGCCGGATGGGTTATTGGGACAATATGCGTCGCGTACTGTTTAAAGAACGTCCCTAACTACTTCCTGCACATGGACCGTGCAGATCCGTATTCGACTCATTGCACTCTCAAATGGGGTCTTCACAAGCAGCCTGGGTTTGAGTGGTTTtactgggtggaccgtctgttaaATCCGCTGGTCCCTTTTTTCCTCATTTTGTTCCTCAACattctgaccgtcagacagatccTGGTGGCCAGTCGAGTCCGTAGAGGGCTCAGGGGACAGAAAAACGGCGAGAAGCAGCAGGATCCGGAAATGAGGAGCAGGAGACAGTCCATCGTCCTGCTCTTcaccctgtcggcgagtttcctcatGTGCTGGGCGACAACCACCGTCGTCCTCATTTTCCTGAGGTTCCCTTACATGGACCTGGAAACGGCTTTCCGACTGTGGCGGGCGCAGAAAGCGGGGTCAGtgattcagcttttcagctgctgcacaaacacctttATTTACAGTGTgacccagaggaaattcagggagcatCTGAAGATTGCTGCGCTCTCTCCCATCAGTTTGATTGTTAAAATGGTGAGGCTGTGCTCAGCGCAAAGTTAA